From the genome of Candidatus Rhodoluna planktonica:
GTAGCGGTCGCGCAGCGTTGTTGTTTCATTGCGCAACTCTTCGTCGCTGAGCGCGGTGAAATTTTCCTCGAGGGCATTAATTGCTTCGGCATAGTTGCGCAGACGTGCTAGGACACGGCCTTCGCCAGCGCGCAAGAGCTTGTCGATAATGTTTGCCAAGATTTACTCCAAACCTGATTTTGGTTGTTCTTCAATCTTAGACTGCAGGCCCCTTCCCAACCGGGGAGGGGCCTGCAGGTTGCTAAGGTTCGCGACTGGCTTAATCGAGGCTGATTACTCCGTAATTCCAGCCTTTGCGTCGATAAACCACGCTTGGTTTATTGGTTTCAATATCTAGGAATAGGTAGAAATCGTGCCCGACCAACTCCATGTGGTACAAAGCGTCGTCAACGGTCATTGGAACTGACTCAAAGCTTTTGCGACGAATAACCACCGGACTTTCGCCAAAATCTGGCGCCTCAGACACCGATTCGACATCGTTGGTCTTGCCAAGCAAAACATCAGAATCAACCGGACGAACGTCGAGCTCAGCAAAGTCGTGCGCGGTTAGCTCACTGGTTCCGATTGAACCGTGGCGACCGTGGTGAACTTTTCGCTTGTCATTTGCCCGACGCAAGCGCTCAGAAAGCTTGCCCAGCGCTATGTCGAAGGCGGCAAATTTGTCGCTCGCGTGCGCCTCAGCGCGAATTACATGACCTGGTTCAAACACAGTAAGTTCTACCTGGTCTTCAGGGCCCGAGGTTCGGCTGTGATCATGTCGAGTTACTTTGATGGTGAGATTTTGAACTCGATGCGCCAGCTGCTCTACCTTGTGGGCTCGATCGGCGACATAGTCGCGAAAACGATCGGAAACCGTAAGGTTTTTGGCGGTGATGATAACTTCCATGATGACCTCCAATTGCGGGCAACATTGCCCGTGATTGAAAGTTATACCTTTTTTTCGTTGCGTGTTACCAATTTCAAACTTGTTTCAGCAAACGTCAAGAATGTGAAATTGACTAGGCTCAAAAGCTCGGCAGACAAAGTATGCGAAATGGCCCGCCTGGCTTCGAAAATGGATGCCCCGGTGGTAATTAGGTCGTCGATCAATAGCACCAATGAAGCCTGGCTGATGCTGCCATAAAACTTCATGCTGTTTCGACTAACTTCGAAACGACTGCCTCGGTCAAGTTTGGCCTGGTCGGCTCGGTCGCTAACCACTAGCCCTGCGGCAACCGAGATTCTGGCCGACTTGAACGCATCATGTTTGCGAAGCAGCTGGGCGCAGGCCTGAGCCAGCAGTTGCGCTGGCACGAATCCGCGTTTGAGTTTGGAAGTGCTGGTGCTTGGAATCGGTACCAAAACTATAGGCACTGAATTATTGTCTTGCCATTCTGCAACAAAATTTGATTTGAGCAAAGCGGCAACCATAAGTTCGGCCATCGGCTTTGCTAACGAAAAAAGCTGCTGTTCTTTGAAGGCAGAGATCAGTTTGGCAGCCTGCGGTGAATAGTCAACCACGGCTGTGCCGCAGATTTGGTGAAGCCCAAGTTGTGGTTGAGCGCGAGTTACATCCAGCGGATCGGTGAGCAGCGAAGAAAGGCAATTGCGGCAGATTACCGAGGGCTCGCTGTCACAGGAAAGACACTTTGCCGGTAGGAAAAAATCGAGCAACTTTTGGGTCAACGCCATTGTTTCATTCTGGAGCTGGCCGTTTCGAAATGGCAC
Proteins encoded in this window:
- the hpf gene encoding ribosome hibernation-promoting factor, HPF/YfiA family — translated: MEVIITAKNLTVSDRFRDYVADRAHKVEQLAHRVQNLTIKVTRHDHSRTSGPEDQVELTVFEPGHVIRAEAHASDKFAAFDIALGKLSERLRRANDKRKVHHGRHGSIGTSELTAHDFAELDVRPVDSDVLLGKTNDVESVSEAPDFGESPVVIRRKSFESVPMTVDDALYHMELVGHDFYLFLDIETNKPSVVYRRKGWNYGVISLD
- a CDS encoding ComF family protein; this encodes MALTQKLLDFFLPAKCLSCDSEPSVICRNCLSSLLTDPLDVTRAQPQLGLHQICGTAVVDYSPQAAKLISAFKEQQLFSLAKPMAELMVAALLKSNFVAEWQDNNSVPIVLVPIPSTSTSKLKRGFVPAQLLAQACAQLLRKHDAFKSARISVAAGLVVSDRADQAKLDRGSRFEVSRNSMKFYGSISQASLVLLIDDLITTGASIFEARRAISHTLSAELLSLVNFTFLTFAETSLKLVTRNEKKV